The Setaria italica strain Yugu1 chromosome IX, Setaria_italica_v2.0, whole genome shotgun sequence genome has a window encoding:
- the LOC101766618 gene encoding pentatricopeptide repeat-containing protein At5g55840 isoform X2, protein MSSTFSSLACSLYRRRIVECKAAAYSSRLPSRARPPACPRIAAGANTTSARGIDSSIITIQTMKRWETLNHMAYKFGRLDKSDGKLTLKILSSIVERSGLDRITYIYCIAVPILIQAQMHSQAMSVLKHLAMTGFSCTAILSSLLRTISRFDSTNHVVFDILVKAYVKERKVVDAVVAVFFMDDCGFKASAVACNTILNALVEEGESKHVWWFLRESLARKFPLDVTTCNILLNSLCTKGEFRKAEDMLQKMKSCRLSNSVTYNTVLHWYVKKGRFKAALCVLEDMERNGIEADVYTYNIMIDKLCKIKRSARAFLLLKRMRKDNLTPDECTYNTLINGFFGEGKINHARYVFNQMLRENSVPSVATYTTMIDGYCRNGRTDKALSVMSEMQISGVIPSELTYSALLNGYCKLSMLGPALDLIEDLNSRGMTINKTMYTILIDGFCQVGDISKAKQILRNMLADGIDPDVITYSALINGMCRMAKLHDTKEILSRMQKSGILPNDVVYTTLICYYCKAGYVKEALKHFVDIYRRGLVANPVIHNALLCAFYRVGMFTEAEQFRQYMSRMKISFDSVSFNCIIDSYCHRGNITDAFSVYDDMVRYGHSPDVCTYQNLLRGLCQGGHLVQAKQFMSCLLDIPSAIDEKTFNALLLGICKYGTLDEALDLCEKMMMLEKGLVPDTVAYTCLLNGLINEGQVKAASYVFQEIICKEGLYADCIAYNSLMKGHLKGGKLNTMKSVISDMHKNEVYLNTASYNILMHGYVKKGHYSRSFYLYKDMVRKGIRPNNVTYRLLILGLSECGMIDIAVKFLEKMVLEGIFPDKLAFDILITAFSEKSKMHNALQLFNSMKWLHMSPSSKTYSAMINGLIRKNCFDQSHEVLREMLQGGLQPNHTHYIALVNAKCRIGEIDGAFRLKEEMKALGVVPAEVADSSIIRGLCRCGKLEEAVIVFSSMMRSGMVPTIATFTTLMHGLCKQSKIADALHLKRLMELCRLKVDVVSYNVLITGLCNNKCISDALDLYGEMKSKGLLPNITTYVTLTGAMYATQRMQVGEKLLEDIEERGLIPSKHSESLERRMEDAIRRLNMIRNCRKGMPVKEVEVLPVESFQ, encoded by the exons ATGTCGTCGACCTTCTCGTCGCTGGCGTGCTCCTTGTACCGCCGCAGGATCGTCGAGTGCAAAGCGGCGGCTTACTCCTCGCGGCTCCCTTcccgcgcgaggccgcccgcgtgCCCCCgtatcgccgccggcgccaacacCACCTCAG CGCGTGGTATTGATAGTAGCATAATCACCATTCAGACTATGAAGCGGTGGGAGACCTTGAATCACATGGCCTACAAATTTGGGAGGCTTGACAAGTCTGATGGAAAGTTGACCTTGAAGATACTGAGTTCTATTGTGGAGCGATCAGGTTTAGACCGAATTACCTATATTTACTGTATTGCTGTTCCAATTCTCATCCAGGCTCAAATGCATTCTCAAGCAATGTCAGTGTTGAAGCATCTTGCCATGACAGGCTTCTCCTGCACTGCTATTCTTAGTTCCCTCTTGCGGACCATTTCACGTTTTGATTCCACCAATCATGTTGTTTTTGACATCCTTGTCAAAGCATATgtcaaggaaagaaaagtggtAGACGCAGTTGTGGCGGTTTTCTTTATGGATGATTGTGGATTTAAGGCTTCAGCTGTTGCTTGCAACACCATCCTTAATGCTCTTGTGGAGGAAGGGGAATCAAAACATGTCTGGTGGTTCTTGAGAGAAAGTTTGGCCCGTAAATTTCCTCTGGATGTTACCACTTGCAATATTCTTCTTAATTCCCTGTGCACTAAGGGTGAATTTAGAAAGGCTGAAGATATGCTTCAGAAGATGAAGAGCTGCCGCTTATCTAATTCAGTTACATATAATACAGTACTACATTGGTATGTTAAGAAAGGGAGGTTTAAGGCTGCCTTGTGTGTTCTAGAAGATATGGAGAGGAATGGTATAGAGGCAGATGTGTATACTTATAACATCATGATAGATAAATTATGTAAAATAAAGAGGAGTGCACGCGCTTTCCTTTTACTCAAAAGAATGAGGAAAGATAACTTAACACCTGATGAATGTACATACAATACTTTGATCAATGGTTTTTTTGGGGAAGGTAAGATAAACCATGCTCGCTATGTCTTCAATCAGATGCTGAGAGAAAATTCGGTTCCAAGTGTAGCTACTTACACTACAATGATTGATGGGTACTGCCGAAATGGGAGAACTGATAAGGCCCTTAGTGTTATGTCTGAAATGCAAATTTCTGGTGTCATTCCAAGTGAACTAACTTATAGTGCTTTGCTGAATGGTTACTGCAAACTTTCCATGCTGGGACCGGCTCTAGATCTCATCGAAGATCTGAATTCAAGAGGCATGACCATCAATAAGACAATGTATACTATTCTCATTGATGGTTTCTGTCAAGTAGGTGACATTTCCAAGGCTAAACAAATTTTAAGGAATATGCTTGCAGATGGAATTGATCCAGATGTTATCACTTATTCAGCATTGATCAATGGCATGTGCAGGATGGCTAAGTTGCATGACACAAAAGAAATTTTATCAAGAATGCAGAAAAGTGGAATTTTACCTAATGATGTGGTATACACAACTCTGATTTGTTATTACTGTAAGGCTGGGTATGTCAAGGAAGCACTGAAGCATTTTGTGGACATTTATCGAAGGGGGCTAGTTGCCAATCCAGTCATCCATAATGCATTATTATGTGCTTTCTATAGAGTAGGAATGTTTACAGAGGCTGAGCAGTTTAGACAATACATGTCTAGGATGAAGATATCATTTGATTCTGTCTCCTTTAACTGCATCATAGATAGTTACTGCCACAGAGGTAACATAACTGATGCATTTTCAGTTTATGATGATATGGTTAGATATGGTCATTCTCCAGATGTTTGCACATATCAGAATTTGCTTAGAGGATTATGTCAAGGAGGCCACTTGGTACAAGCGAAGCAGTTTATGTCCTGCCTTCTTGACATACCTTCTGCTATTGATGAGAAAACTTTCAATGCACTACTTCTTGGGATATGCAAATATGGAACCCTAGACGAAGCTTTGGACTTATGTGAGAAAATG ATGATGTTGGAGAAAGGATTAGTCCCTGATACTGTTGCATATACCTGCTTGTTGAatggattgatcaatgaaggtcAAGTGAAGGCTGCTTCTTATGTTTTCCAGGAGATCATATGCAAGGAAGGCTTGTATGCAGATTGTATTGCCTATAATTCATTGATGAAAGGGCACCTCAAGGGAGGAAAGTTAAATACTATGAAAAGTGTGATTTCTGATATGCATAAGAATGAGGTTTATCTAAACACTGCTAGCTATAACATACTTATGCATGGGTATGTCAAGAAGGGACATTATTCAAGGTCTTTTTATCTGTACAAAGATATGGTGAGGAAAGGGATCAGACCAAACAATGTCACATATCGCTTGCTCATACTTGGGCTTTCTGAGTGTGGGATGATTGACATTGCAGTTAAGTTCTTGGAGAAGATGGTTTTAGAAGGCATTTTTCCTGATAAGTTAGCTTTTGATATACTGATAACAGCTTTCAGTGAGAAATCCAAGATGCATAATGCGCTACAACTTTTCAATTCTATGAAGTGGTTACATATGTCACCCAGCAGCAAAACTTATAGTGCCATGATAAATGGATTAATCAGAAAAAATTGCTTCGACCAGAGTCATGAGGTTTTACGTGAGATGTTACAAGGAGGGCTTCAACCAAACCATACACACTATATTGCATTGGTCAATGCAAAATGTCGGATTGGCGAGATTGATGGAGCATTCAGGCTAAAAGAAGAAATGAAAGCTCTTGGTGTGGTGCCTGCTGAAGTTGCTGACAGCTCAATTATTAGAGGACTTTGTAGATGCGGGAAACTTGAGGAGGCAGTCATAGTTTTTAGCAGTATGATGCGTTCAGGAATGGTGCCAACTATTGCTACTTTCACTACTCTAATGCATGGTCTTTGTAAACAATCTAAGATTGCTGATGCTTTGCACTTGAAGAGGTTGATGGAGTTATGTAGACTGAAGGTTGATGTTGTCAGTTATAATGTTTTAATTACTGGTTTATGCAACAACAAGTGTATCTCTGATGCACTAGATCTTTATGGAGAGATGAAATCTAAGGGTCTTTTGCCAAATATTACAACCTATGTCACACTCACTGGAGCTATGTATGCGACACAGAGAATGCAGGTTGGAGAGAAACTACTGGAGGATATAGAAGAAAGGGGCCTTATTCCATCTAAGCATTCTGAAAGTCTCGAAAGGAGGATGGAAGATGCAATTAGAAGGTTAAACATGATAAGAAACTGCAGAAAGGGAATGCCTGTTAAGGAGGTTGAGGTATTGCCAGTAGAAAGCTTCCAGTGA
- the LOC101766618 gene encoding pentatricopeptide repeat-containing protein At5g55840 isoform X1 — protein sequence MSSTFSSLACSLYRRRIVECKAAAYSSRLPSRARPPACPRIAAGANTTSARGIDSSIITIQTMKRWETLNHMAYKFGRLDKSDGKLTLKILSSIVERSGLDRITYIYCIAVPILIQAQMHSQAMSVLKHLAMTGFSCTAILSSLLRTISRFDSTNHVVFDILVKAYVKERKVVDAVVAVFFMDDCGFKASAVACNTILNALVEEGESKHVWWFLRESLARKFPLDVTTCNILLNSLCTKGEFRKAEDMLQKMKSCRLSNSVTYNTVLHWYVKKGRFKAALCVLEDMERNGIEADVYTYNIMIDKLCKIKRSARAFLLLKRMRKDNLTPDECTYNTLINGFFGEGKINHARYVFNQMLRENSVPSVATYTTMIDGYCRNGRTDKALSVMSEMQISGVIPSELTYSALLNGYCKLSMLGPALDLIEDLNSRGMTINKTMYTILIDGFCQVGDISKAKQILRNMLADGIDPDVITYSALINGMCRMAKLHDTKEILSRMQKSGILPNDVVYTTLICYYCKAGYVKEALKHFVDIYRRGLVANPVIHNALLCAFYRVGMFTEAEQFRQYMSRMKISFDSVSFNCIIDSYCHRGNITDAFSVYDDMVRYGHSPDVCTYQNLLRGLCQGGHLVQAKQFMSCLLDIPSAIDEKTFNALLLGICKYGTLDEALDLCEKMVRNNFLPDIHTYTILLGGFCRKGKILPAFTLLQMMLEKGLVPDTVAYTCLLNGLINEGQVKAASYVFQEIICKEGLYADCIAYNSLMKGHLKGGKLNTMKSVISDMHKNEVYLNTASYNILMHGYVKKGHYSRSFYLYKDMVRKGIRPNNVTYRLLILGLSECGMIDIAVKFLEKMVLEGIFPDKLAFDILITAFSEKSKMHNALQLFNSMKWLHMSPSSKTYSAMINGLIRKNCFDQSHEVLREMLQGGLQPNHTHYIALVNAKCRIGEIDGAFRLKEEMKALGVVPAEVADSSIIRGLCRCGKLEEAVIVFSSMMRSGMVPTIATFTTLMHGLCKQSKIADALHLKRLMELCRLKVDVVSYNVLITGLCNNKCISDALDLYGEMKSKGLLPNITTYVTLTGAMYATQRMQVGEKLLEDIEERGLIPSKHSESLERRMEDAIRRLNMIRNCRKGMPVKEVEVLPVESFQ from the exons ATGTCGTCGACCTTCTCGTCGCTGGCGTGCTCCTTGTACCGCCGCAGGATCGTCGAGTGCAAAGCGGCGGCTTACTCCTCGCGGCTCCCTTcccgcgcgaggccgcccgcgtgCCCCCgtatcgccgccggcgccaacacCACCTCAG CGCGTGGTATTGATAGTAGCATAATCACCATTCAGACTATGAAGCGGTGGGAGACCTTGAATCACATGGCCTACAAATTTGGGAGGCTTGACAAGTCTGATGGAAAGTTGACCTTGAAGATACTGAGTTCTATTGTGGAGCGATCAGGTTTAGACCGAATTACCTATATTTACTGTATTGCTGTTCCAATTCTCATCCAGGCTCAAATGCATTCTCAAGCAATGTCAGTGTTGAAGCATCTTGCCATGACAGGCTTCTCCTGCACTGCTATTCTTAGTTCCCTCTTGCGGACCATTTCACGTTTTGATTCCACCAATCATGTTGTTTTTGACATCCTTGTCAAAGCATATgtcaaggaaagaaaagtggtAGACGCAGTTGTGGCGGTTTTCTTTATGGATGATTGTGGATTTAAGGCTTCAGCTGTTGCTTGCAACACCATCCTTAATGCTCTTGTGGAGGAAGGGGAATCAAAACATGTCTGGTGGTTCTTGAGAGAAAGTTTGGCCCGTAAATTTCCTCTGGATGTTACCACTTGCAATATTCTTCTTAATTCCCTGTGCACTAAGGGTGAATTTAGAAAGGCTGAAGATATGCTTCAGAAGATGAAGAGCTGCCGCTTATCTAATTCAGTTACATATAATACAGTACTACATTGGTATGTTAAGAAAGGGAGGTTTAAGGCTGCCTTGTGTGTTCTAGAAGATATGGAGAGGAATGGTATAGAGGCAGATGTGTATACTTATAACATCATGATAGATAAATTATGTAAAATAAAGAGGAGTGCACGCGCTTTCCTTTTACTCAAAAGAATGAGGAAAGATAACTTAACACCTGATGAATGTACATACAATACTTTGATCAATGGTTTTTTTGGGGAAGGTAAGATAAACCATGCTCGCTATGTCTTCAATCAGATGCTGAGAGAAAATTCGGTTCCAAGTGTAGCTACTTACACTACAATGATTGATGGGTACTGCCGAAATGGGAGAACTGATAAGGCCCTTAGTGTTATGTCTGAAATGCAAATTTCTGGTGTCATTCCAAGTGAACTAACTTATAGTGCTTTGCTGAATGGTTACTGCAAACTTTCCATGCTGGGACCGGCTCTAGATCTCATCGAAGATCTGAATTCAAGAGGCATGACCATCAATAAGACAATGTATACTATTCTCATTGATGGTTTCTGTCAAGTAGGTGACATTTCCAAGGCTAAACAAATTTTAAGGAATATGCTTGCAGATGGAATTGATCCAGATGTTATCACTTATTCAGCATTGATCAATGGCATGTGCAGGATGGCTAAGTTGCATGACACAAAAGAAATTTTATCAAGAATGCAGAAAAGTGGAATTTTACCTAATGATGTGGTATACACAACTCTGATTTGTTATTACTGTAAGGCTGGGTATGTCAAGGAAGCACTGAAGCATTTTGTGGACATTTATCGAAGGGGGCTAGTTGCCAATCCAGTCATCCATAATGCATTATTATGTGCTTTCTATAGAGTAGGAATGTTTACAGAGGCTGAGCAGTTTAGACAATACATGTCTAGGATGAAGATATCATTTGATTCTGTCTCCTTTAACTGCATCATAGATAGTTACTGCCACAGAGGTAACATAACTGATGCATTTTCAGTTTATGATGATATGGTTAGATATGGTCATTCTCCAGATGTTTGCACATATCAGAATTTGCTTAGAGGATTATGTCAAGGAGGCCACTTGGTACAAGCGAAGCAGTTTATGTCCTGCCTTCTTGACATACCTTCTGCTATTGATGAGAAAACTTTCAATGCACTACTTCTTGGGATATGCAAATATGGAACCCTAGACGAAGCTTTGGACTTATGTGAGAAAATGGTCAGAAACAACTTTTTACCTGATATCCATACTTACACCATTCTTCTCGGTGGTTTTTGCAGGAAAGGTAAGATTTTGCCTGCATTCACCTTGTTGCAGATGATGTTGGAGAAAGGATTAGTCCCTGATACTGTTGCATATACCTGCTTGTTGAatggattgatcaatgaaggtcAAGTGAAGGCTGCTTCTTATGTTTTCCAGGAGATCATATGCAAGGAAGGCTTGTATGCAGATTGTATTGCCTATAATTCATTGATGAAAGGGCACCTCAAGGGAGGAAAGTTAAATACTATGAAAAGTGTGATTTCTGATATGCATAAGAATGAGGTTTATCTAAACACTGCTAGCTATAACATACTTATGCATGGGTATGTCAAGAAGGGACATTATTCAAGGTCTTTTTATCTGTACAAAGATATGGTGAGGAAAGGGATCAGACCAAACAATGTCACATATCGCTTGCTCATACTTGGGCTTTCTGAGTGTGGGATGATTGACATTGCAGTTAAGTTCTTGGAGAAGATGGTTTTAGAAGGCATTTTTCCTGATAAGTTAGCTTTTGATATACTGATAACAGCTTTCAGTGAGAAATCCAAGATGCATAATGCGCTACAACTTTTCAATTCTATGAAGTGGTTACATATGTCACCCAGCAGCAAAACTTATAGTGCCATGATAAATGGATTAATCAGAAAAAATTGCTTCGACCAGAGTCATGAGGTTTTACGTGAGATGTTACAAGGAGGGCTTCAACCAAACCATACACACTATATTGCATTGGTCAATGCAAAATGTCGGATTGGCGAGATTGATGGAGCATTCAGGCTAAAAGAAGAAATGAAAGCTCTTGGTGTGGTGCCTGCTGAAGTTGCTGACAGCTCAATTATTAGAGGACTTTGTAGATGCGGGAAACTTGAGGAGGCAGTCATAGTTTTTAGCAGTATGATGCGTTCAGGAATGGTGCCAACTATTGCTACTTTCACTACTCTAATGCATGGTCTTTGTAAACAATCTAAGATTGCTGATGCTTTGCACTTGAAGAGGTTGATGGAGTTATGTAGACTGAAGGTTGATGTTGTCAGTTATAATGTTTTAATTACTGGTTTATGCAACAACAAGTGTATCTCTGATGCACTAGATCTTTATGGAGAGATGAAATCTAAGGGTCTTTTGCCAAATATTACAACCTATGTCACACTCACTGGAGCTATGTATGCGACACAGAGAATGCAGGTTGGAGAGAAACTACTGGAGGATATAGAAGAAAGGGGCCTTATTCCATCTAAGCATTCTGAAAGTCTCGAAAGGAGGATGGAAGATGCAATTAGAAGGTTAAACATGATAAGAAACTGCAGAAAGGGAATGCCTGTTAAGGAGGTTGAGGTATTGCCAGTAGAAAGCTTCCAGTGA